A segment of the Sphingobacterium oryzagri genome:
AAAGAAGTGAACCAACGTTTTTTAAACTTTGCCAAAGGCAAAGAATTTCAAGGGAGTGCGGCACGTTACCGCGAAGCGGGATTCAGTATTTTTCACGATGCACCGACTTTGATCGTGATCGCTACCGATAAAAGCAATCCGGGGGCAAAGCTCGATGCAGGAATTGCGCTGCAAAATATATTATTGAGTGCGCATGCTATCGGACTGGGAACCTGCCCGCTGGGGACACTGGTGGGCACGATGAACCTTCCGGAAAATGCCGACATCTTGAAGTTGCTGAATATACCGGAAGGCTATGAGGTAACGATAAATGTAGCATTAGGTTACCCGGCTGAAACGCCTGATGCACCTATTCGTTACACAGAGAAAGTAAAGATTATCGAATAAAAAAATCGGTGTAGTTGTTTAAACTACACCGATTTTTTTATTGCGCTATATGTTTTACGTTATGGCTTTAAGAGACCCGCACGTATCAATAAGGCATCAACGGCCGGTTCTTTGCCGCGGAAGCGTTTGTACAAGATCATCGGATGCTCGCTGCCTCCTTGCGATAAGATGTGCTTTTTAAACTTGTCAGCCACTTCCGGATCAAAAATGCCCTTTTCTTGAAAGTAAGCAAAAGCATCCGCATCCAATACTTCGGCCCATTTGTAGCTATAGTATCCAGATGAGTAGCCACCGTTGAAGATGTGAGCGAACGAAGGGCTCATCGCATTCTCCTGCACATCGGGATAGAATTGGGTTGACGCAAAGCAAGCTTGTTCAAATGCTTTTACATCCTGAATACCCGTCGGGTCGGCTGCATGCCAACCCATATCC
Coding sequences within it:
- a CDS encoding nitroreductase family protein, whose product is MKYIIALITVVFFLFGCQEKEIKQVVYEGTAKQAILDNMLSRRAIRQYTAQQVSREQLDTIMKSAIFAPSGLNKQPWEIRVLQNPDILKEVNQRFLNFAKGKEFQGSAARYREAGFSIFHDAPTLIVIATDKSNPGAKLDAGIALQNILLSAHAIGLGTCPLGTLVGTMNLPENADILKLLNIPEGYEVTINVALGYPAETPDAPIRYTEKVKIIE